The sequence below is a genomic window from Lolium perenne isolate Kyuss_39 chromosome 4, Kyuss_2.0, whole genome shotgun sequence.
AAGGAGGCACGGCCGCACGGAGAGGCCAGGTTCTAGGGCTGGTTGTGTTGACTGCCACATGTCATTCCGGCGGTGAATCGGTGATGGCCGGATTAGTATTCCTCCTCCCTCTCCATGACAGAGAATCAGCTCCTACTGACTGCGAGATGAGAGAGAAatcagggtgtgtttggtaggttTGGTGAAGGGAGCCATCTATTTTTATTTAGGCCATCTCGTTTAGTTGCTTGGTTTTGATTTGCGTCTTTTAAAGGGAAGGCCCTTGGCcctgctttataaataaagcacaCGGATCAACAATAGTAGCGATACAAACACACACACGAACAGCAAGTCTGATGCCTTAAACATAGCGACTCCAATACCACAAGTGCCCAAGCTGAAACGGAAAAGGCTACAAAGTGCTACAGCTCTACGAGCAGGGGGGAAACATGATGCTGGCCCAGGTGCACAGGTGCGGATCATCCTCCGTCTTCGTCGCGAAGCCGTTGCTGAAGCCTCCTAACCTCGTCCAGCGCCGCGTCCAGAAGCGGCAGGTCCCtcggtctgaccagaaccctccaaGACTGCATATAGATAGACATTTTGAAGATAGCATCAGACGGGTTGTTGATCAAGGATCCCTCTATAGCTAGCTTATTGCGGATGTTCCAGAGGGCCCAGGATTGGGCCGCAAAGGTGAACCAAGCTATTCTACGGAGACGACCCGTAAGGCCATTGACAATGGCAATGAAATCCGCGACCCCTGTCGGGTTCCAAGAGCAGTGCAGAAGTTCCCTAATTCCTGCCCACATGAATCTCGCTAGATGGCATTCAAAGAAGATGTGATCGCAAGTCTCCCAGCCACCGCATAGGGCACACGGCCTACCGTCAGAGGGCCCCCGCCTCTTGACCAGCTGGTCCCCAGCTGGCAACCTACCCCTAATCAGCTGCCAAAGAAAGACCCGAATCTTAGGCGGAACCTTGGTGCGCCAAACCTCTTTGAAGTGGGTTATGGCCCCGCCCTGAGATAGCTTACAGTACATGGAGTTGGTGGAGTAATCTCCGGAAGGGTCCAGCGACCAGCGGACCTCGTCCTCGCCCGGAGACATGGGGTTTAGATCAAAGATTCTACAAAGGTTGTCCCATTCCACCGTCTCCGCGAGACCAAAGGAGCGTCTAAACCGGATGTGCCACCCTTCATTGTCACGCACCCCTTCAACAGTGGCAAAGTGATTATCGCAACAAGCGAAGAGGCGGGGAAAGGTCAGACGCAGGGGCCCCGTGCCCGTCCACCAATCGAGCCAAAAGTAGGTGCGTTTCCCATTCCGGACCTTGTGCTTGGCCCCCATTTTGAAATACCATTTGATCTTCTGAATGGCATTCCAGAACTGCGAGCCCTTAGTCGGCACGGCTGGAGAGAACAAGTCGTGATCTCCCAGGTATTTGGCCCTTAGCAGGTCAGCCCACAGCCCCTCGCTGTTCTGATAGATCTTCCAGATCCAATTGAGCATAAGCGCGATATTCATGAGCTTAGTGTTAAGGATTCCCAATCCTCCAAACGCCTTCGGCTTGCACACCGTGGCCCAATTAACCATATGGTATTTGCGCTTGTGGCCCGCCCCTTCCCAAAAGAAGCGGGATCGGTGTCTGTCCATGGTCCCATGAGTAGCGTCGTGCAACAGGTATAGTCCCATAGCAAACAACGGCAAGCTGGAGAGGCAGGAGTTGGTTAGCTCAAGTCTCCCCGCCGAGGCGAGAAAAAGCCCTTGCCAAGGCTCGACCCTGTGACCAACCTTGTCAGTGAGGAAATGCCAGTCCGCCACCGAGAGGGGTTTGTCACTGACGGGTAGGCCCAGATATTTGAAAGGCAAGCTCCCAAGCTTGCAGTTCAGGGCATCCGCAAACTTCTGGCGCTCTTGGTCAGTGACCCCTGTCACTACCACCTCGCTCTTATTGAAATTGATCTTCAGACCAGACATGTTCTCGAAGCACAGTAGCAGGAACTTAAGGTTGGCCACAGCAACATCCGACGGTTCAAGCAGGATAAGGGTATCGTCGGCATACTGGAGGTGGGTGACACCACCAGGAATCAGGTGTGGCACGACCCCCTGGAGGTGCCCTGATTCGCGAGCTCTCGCAATAATGGCAGCAAGAGAGTCCACCATAAAGTCGAAGAGAATCGGGGAGAGAGGGTCTCCCTGACGCACTCCCCGAGCATTCCGGAAGTAGTCGCCGATGACGCCATTGACATTGACCGCAGTTTGTCCTCCCGAGACCAACTGAAGTAGTCGGTGAACAATCATCGGTGAAAAACCCTTGCAGAGGAGAACCTCCCTCAGGAAGCTCCAACTAACGCGATCGAAGGCTTTCTCAAAATCTAGTTTGAGAAGAAGCCCCGGCAAATTCTTAACCCTAAGTTCATGGGCAATCTCATGTAGAGCCAGCACTCCCTCGTGCAGGCTCCGACCCTTGATGAAGGCCGTCTGGCTACGGTCAATGGTTCTAGAAGCAATGGGAGCAAGACGGgtagcaaaggctttagcgaagaATTTAAAAATAACATTGATCAGAGCGATAGGCCTAAACTGCTTGATGTTGTCAGCGCCGTGGGATTTGGGGATCAGGGAGATAACTCCATAGTTGAGGCGCGCGACGTCAATCCTCCCCAGGACAAAGTCGTTGAGCATCTGAAGGATAGGCGCTCTAAGGATTCCCCAGAACCTCCTAAAGAAGAGCACCGGAAGGCCGTCCGGGCCTGGGGCTGAATCAGGCTTCATACCAGCCAGGACCTCGTCCAGTTCCTCCGCCGTGAAGGTGAGCTCAAGAGCCCTGTTCTCTTCCGCGCCAATCCTCTGGGAGACCGGCCAAAGGTTCGGTGCCAGGGAGAAGACCCTCTCCTCCCCTACCGTGCCCATCAGGCCGTGATAGAACTGATAGACATGCCCCATCATGTCTTCCTGGGAAGTGAGTTCCCCCTCCTCCGCGATGAGTCTGGGGATCATACACTTCCGCCGCCTCCCATTGGCAAAGGCATGGAAGTAGGCAGTGCAGGCATCCCCTTTCAGGGTCCATTGAAGTCTACTCCGTTGGCGCCAGTACTCCTCCTCCAGCCCATCCAGGTTGACGACTTGGTCCTCGAGAAAATATCGAAGAGCCCAGCCGTCGTCATCGAGCCCACTCGAGTCCGCCGTCTTATCCAACTCTTGGATCTGAGAAATTAGGTCATCCCTCGCCTGGCGACGCAGCTTGCCTAGATTCGCGCCCCATCCCCGGAGGTGCTGTCTAAGGCATCTAGCAATGCATTGCCAGAGGTCAACGCTGCAGCGATGCGGCCCTAACGCATGGATGCAGTGGTCAATCTTCCCTTTGACCATCTCGTCGAACCCCGCCACCCTTAGCCACCACGATTGGAAGATAAACCTGGATGGTCTCCGGACCCCCTGCTCCCCATCATCAAAGAGGAGGGGGTTGTGGTCGGAGCCGACCCTCGTGACAGCCAGTAGGGAGCAGAGCGGGAAGACCTGTTCCCACGCCGGAGAGACAAAAACCCTATCCAGAACAGAGCGAACCGGAGAGAGCTGTCGGTTGGTCCAAGTAAACCTAGCCCCTGTCCTATTAATCTCTCGCAGGGCCAGGCTGGCGATAACGTCATTGAACTGGCGCACCCTAGGCCAGTTAATGTTGTCGTTGCTCTTATCATGAGCACCCCGAATGAGGTTGAAGTCGCCCCCAATGATGAGAGGGTATTGGCACGCTTCCACCTCAGACACCAGCTCATCCAGGAACTCCCTAGTCCTGGAGTGATCCGCTGGGCCGTAGACAAGGATACAAGTCCAGATAAGTCTCTTGCAGCGATGAAAAATGTCAGCGCTGATGAAGAAACTACCTTTCCTCCAGGCCCCTACCTCGAAGCACTCATCCCGGAACCCTAGGAGCATCCCCCCTGAGTGGCCATTGGCCGGCACCCAATTCCAATTAAATTGGCCGCCCTGCTCAAGACTCCGAAGCTCAACCGCCGAGAAGTCCTGTCTAATCGTTTCCTGGAGACCAAGAATATCAATCCTCTCTTGTTGCATATAGTCGCGTAATTGGGTGCGACGCCCTCGTCCCCCAAACCCACGCAAGTTATAGAAGAGGGCCCTCATTTGGACGAGCGCCTCTTATACTGTCTCGTGGAGACAGCACGAACTGAGGCCTTAACACATTTCCGCAAAGGGCGAGACCGCGGCGCGGCGGACTGTCCCTCGGCCGCCGCAGGCCGTGACTTGGCACGGGTGACCGGCGTGCGCGCCGTGGAGGCCCCTGCCTCGCTCAGTCCCTCGCCCTGCGCACAAGGCGGGAGGAGGGCCGGGTCCACCTCGTCAGCCGCCTCTTGAGCCGTGGGAGCGCCCGCGGCCTCCAggttcgccgccgccgtctcggCTTCCCTAGCCAAGCGACGGGCAGTCTCCGCCATGGCGGCTTGGACCTTTTCTTTGGCCCGAACAATGGAAAGCGCTTCCTCCGGCTCCCTTGCCGAAGGAACGAACATCATGCAGCTATCCGTGACAACAGAGGTTAGGTGAGAGTCAGAGAGGATGTCAAGAACCGAAAAATCATTACCTTTCTCCTTGCCGATCGCCGACGCGGGCGCCGTCTTCCCCTCCAGGTTCTTCTCAGCAGTCAGCTGCTGCGCCCTTGCCAGAGCGGAGGTACCAGGAGCCACGGAGGAGTTCCTGGCGCTCTTCCGCACCGCCGAGGCCGGGGTCGACTGGCCACGCTTGAAGTAGACGGCCTTTGAGCGCGGGCCTTGAGCGATAGGCGTCGCCACAGCCACCTCCGCCCGCAGATCACCGCCCACCACCTGCTCCTCCACATCGGACTCGTCCACCGTCTCCATCTCCACCAACTCCACACCCTCCACACCCacggccggcggcggggaaggcagCGAGCGCCTAGCCACCTTGGCCGGAGGCCCCTCCGCCTGCTGACTGTCTTCCACCCACGAAGCCAGAGGGTCAGTGAGGTGGGACTCCATCTCCCCAGACTCCAGGGACTCCTCAATGGCGCCAAGGTGGTCGCTCTGGACCCCCGGCATCAGCTTGGAGGAGTCAAGGAGGGGGAGGGAAGGCAGCACCTCCGCCGAGGCCGAGAGGTTGGACCCATACTGGTCCAGAACGAGAGCCACTCCCAGTGAAGCTCCCACAGACTTCGATCCTGGAGGACCCGAGGCACCCCCGGCCGCAGAAGTCGGGTCATCTCCCTTGCCCTTGATTTGCGTCTCACTGCGTTAGTGAGATGGAACGTCTTCCATACGAGAAGATCTGGGCCAGAAAATCTCTATTGTTTGATAGCCCGCTAAGTCATTTTCTGCACCAGATAAGGAAGATAGGCTTCTTTGTTTGGTTGCCTGCTTGCAGTTCAATTTAAACGCATCAAAACACAATTTAGCTGTTTGGTTGCACATATCACATTTTCATAGTCTTACCTACACATGGGCAAAGTTCGGGCCGGGCCAGGCCAAAAAAAGCTCGGTGGTAAAAAGTCAGGCCTGAGCCCGACTATCGGGCCTGTAATTATGGCCCGAACCTGGCCCAAATAAGCAAAaaacccggcccggcccgagaatCCTGAGCCAGCTAGGCTAAAACGCGCAAACTGAAAGCCCGAGCCTGGCCCTTCGGGCTCAAATATTAGGCCCGAGCCCAACCCGAAGTGCAAGCCCGACCCGGTTCGGAATTTTTGGGCTGGGCCGGGCTGCTCTTGCCCAGTTGTAGTCTTGGCACAATTCAAATTAGGTGAGAATACCATGCCATAGCATGTTACATCTGATCACACACCATTCAGAAAAACAAGATCCTCACGATCACGACGATCAGGAAGACGGTGATGAAATCTTTGACCCTTCTCTCACGTACCTCTGGTGCTCCTTGTAGAGCAGGCACTGCCTCCGACGGTAGTTGTGCTAACGGCACTAGCTTATCGATGGCCTCAATTGACATGGCCTCATCATCCAAGAAGCTCTGGTACTCTTGTTGTGCCTCCTCCAATGTTTCATACCCTCTATAACTGTTGTTGGAGTAGCCACTACTTTGGTCTTGACAAATCCTCCATGAGCTGTAGATTCCTAGCTTGGTGTTACGAGGAAGGGTTCCAGGAATCAAGTAAGGTTGTTAATCGATCACAACCATGAACTAAGTCATAACAGAGCAATAGAACTACAAACAAAGTCATAAGAGAACAACACAAATATTGACAACAAATGATAAACTAACAGGACATGCATGATCATTGCAAAAGTGGATCACAAGTTTATCTACACTACTATGATGTCATcctaccaccacaacaaaagtgggtgtcaTCCTAACACCACAAGTTCACCATCACGTGATGGGTTAGTATATGACACCTCATAATACTTACAAAAAGGGGCCATCATAAGTCTTTCATCCTAGCTACAACCAAAATGTACATCATCACCATCAAGTCATAAGGAAACTACATCACCTTCATGCATGCATCTCCTCCCACGCCCTCAAGGGCACCACTACATGTTGTAGTGGTATTGGCAAGGTAGTTCCTCACCCAGAGGGTACGGTGTGGGTCGTTCATGCCCACAAAGCTAGAACCCTGGGCCTTGTGGTCGACGAGGTGGCTCAGCGCTGCCATGAGATCCTCCTCAGTGAAGCCATTCATGTCCATGACCTCCTGGTACAGGGCAGGGTGTATGTCTATGGGCTTGTTGTGTAGGATGGCTTGTGCGACgtcctttgatacgtctccgacgtatcgataatttcttatgttccatgccacattattgatgatatctacatgttttatacatactttatgtcatatttatgcattttccggcactaacctattaacgagatgccgaagagccagttgctgttttctgctgtttttggtttcagaaatcctagtaaggaaatattctcggaattggacgaaatcaacgcctaggggcctatttttgcacgaagcttccaaaagaccgagggggaaaggaagtggggccacgaggcgccgacaccacagggcggcgcggcctggcccttggccgcgtggccctggtgtgtggggccctcgtgtggccccccgcgttgcccttccgcctacttaaagcctccgtcgcgaaacccccagtaccgagagccacgattcggaaaaccttactgagacgccgccgccgccaatcccatctcgggggattctggagatcgcctccggcaccctgccggagaggggaatcatctcccagaggactcttcaccgccatggtcgcctccggagtgatgagtgagtagttcacccctggactatgggtccatagcagtagctagatggttgtcttctcctcatgtgcttcattgtcggatcttgtgagctgcctaacatgatcaagatcatctatctgtaatgctatatgttgtgtttgtcgggatccgatggatagagaatactatgttatgttgattatcaatctattacctatgtgttgtttatgatcttgcatgctctccgttattagtagaggctctggccaagtttttgctcttaactccaagagggagtatttatgctcgatagtgggttcatgcctccattaaatctggacgatgtgagaaagttctaaggttgtggatgtgctgttgccactagggataaaacattgatgctatgtctaaggatgtagttattgattacattacgcaccatacttaatgcaattgtctgttgtttacaacttaatactggaaggggttcggatgataacctgaaggtggactttttaggcatagatgcatgctggatagcggtctatgtactttgtcgtaatgcccaattaaatctcacaatactcatcatatcatgtatgtgcatggtcatgccctctctatttgtcaattgcccgactgtaatttgttcacccaacatgctatttatcttatgggagagacacctctagtgaactgtggaccccggtcctattctttacatcgaatacaatctactgcaatacttgttttactgttttctgcaaacaatcatcatccacactatacatctaatcctttgttacagcaagccggtgagattgacaacctcactgtttcgttggggcaaagtactttggttgtgttgtgcaggttccacattggcgccggaatccctggtgttgcgtcgcactacatctcgccaccatcaaccttcaacgtgcttcttggctcctcctggttcgataaaccttggtttctttctgagggaaaacttgctactgtgtgcaacataccttcctcttggggttctcaacgaacgtgtgtgttacacgccatcaagctctttttctggcgccgttgccggggaactgaagaaaagctacaccacaaagatttctaactcccacgtcaactacgcgccagcagctctttttctggcgccgttgccggggagatcaagacacgctgcaaggggagtctccacaatccaatctctttactttgtttttgtcttgctttattttatttactactttatttgctgcattatatcaaaacacaaaaaaaatagttgctagctttactttatttactgtcttgcactttatatcaaaaacacaaaaaaattagttacttgcattttacttttgttaccatgtctagttctgcgcctgttacttcttcacctgaggaattagtctttacttttaaacaaggggatgaggagagttttaaagatgcttggtctagaatttttgattcttatcgtaaagttgaacctcaaatgactctaagtttgctccttagtaatttttattttggtcttatgattcgctatagatatgccttggatgttgtagtgggaggagatttccttcatagcaatggggatcaagcttttaatgccataaagaagttggttgcat
It includes:
- the LOC127347968 gene encoding uncharacterized protein; its protein translation is MDMNGFTEEDLMAALSHLVDHKAQGSSFVGMNDPHRTLWVRNYLANTTTTCSGALEGVGGDACMKAQQEYQSFLDDEAMSIEAIDKLVPLAQLPSEAVPALQGAPEVRERRVKDFITVFLIVVIVRIFETQIKGKGDDPTSAAGGASGPPGSKSVGASLGVALVLDQYGSNLSASAEVLPSLPLLDSSKLMPGVQSDHLGAIEESLESGEMESHLTDPLASWVEDSQQAEGPPAKVARRSLPSPPPAVGVEGVELVEMETVDESDVEEQVVGGDLRAEVAVATPIAQGPRSKAVYFKRGQSTPASAVRKSARNSSVAPGTSALARAQQLTAEKNLEGKTAPASAIGKEKVLEGSGQTEGPAASGRGAGRG